The Gammaproteobacteria bacterium genome has a segment encoding these proteins:
- a CDS encoding hypothetical protein (Evidence 5 : Unknown function), whose product MKHIKPVPNVPPVPPLLVPPVTPPGIPVPIVISSCDNAQAVPVVVVQLQVAGVTELQELQVTPELQVLLVVQEILLLFEQVLLQVTPELQTLSLPILQLVL is encoded by the coding sequence TTGAAACACATAAAACCAGTTCCTAACGTCCCACCCGTGCCGCCATTATTGGTACCACCAGTTACCCCACCAGGAATTCCCGTGCCGATAGTAATATCCAGTTGCGATAATGCGCAGGCGGTTCCGGTTGTCGTGGTGCAATTACAGGTGGCTGGAGTAACAGAACTACAAGAATTACAAGTTACTCCAGAATTGCAGGTGCTATTGGTAGTGCAGGAAATACTGCTATTGTTTGAACAAGTTTTGTTACAGGTCACGCCGGAATTGCAGACGCTATCACTACCGATACTGCAATTGGTGTTGTAA